Proteins encoded within one genomic window of Marasmius oreades isolate 03SP1 chromosome 4, whole genome shotgun sequence:
- a CDS encoding uncharacterized protein (CAZy:CE4) produces the protein MKTSSIVVLLSFGLSVSAVHRHAKRQLAQVFSSCTEPNTVAITFDDGPYIYAREISDTLTQQDAKGTFFYNGNNWDCIYDQNIMDDVRYVYNQGHQVASHTWRHADLATLSWDEVHDEMWRVEQALQRIVGVVPAFMRPPYGSYNDNVRAASSVRGQSLVIWDFDAGDGDKKPPADTIRAYTDTINQHPSTILPLNHETSESTAHQVIPKVVKELREAGYRMVTVAECLGMDPYQSVGEPGYPDESWHC, from the exons ATGAAGACCTCCTCCATCGTCGTCTTGCTCTCCTTCGGTTTATCGGTTTCTGCTGTTCATCGTCACGCCAAACGGCAGTTAGCCCAAGTTTTCTCGAGTTGTACAGAGCCGAACACTGTTGCCATCACATTC GATGACGGTCCTTATATCTACGC GCGCGAGATCAGCGACACGTTGACGCAACAAGATGCAAAGGGTACTTTCTTCTACA ATGGCAACAACT GGGATTGCATCTACGATCAAAACATTATGGACGACGTACGATATGTTTATAATCAAGGTCATCAAGTAGCCTCCCACACCTGGCGACATGCAGATTTAGCGACGCTTAGCTGGGATGAAG TTCACGACGAAATGTGGCGCGTTGAAC AGGCTCTCCAACGGATTGTTGGTGTCGTTCCGGCGTTCATGCGACCTC CCTACGGAAGCTACAACGACAATGTCAGAGCCGCCTCCTCTGTCCGTGGTCAATCTTTAGTAATATGGGACTTCGA TGCTGGCGACGGTGATAAGAAACCCCCTGCAGATACTATCCGTGCCTACACTGATACGATTAACCAACACCCGAGTACTATCTTGCCCCTCAACCATGAAACTTCTG AATCCACCGC ACATCAAGTGATTCCGAAAGTTGTAAAAGAGCTTAGGGAGGCTGGTTACAGAATGGTCACAGTAGCCGAATGCCTCGGTATGGACCCGTATCAGAGCGTTGGGGAACCTGGTTATCCGGAT GAAAGCTGGCATTGCTGA